In Cotesia glomerata isolate CgM1 linkage group LG3, MPM_Cglom_v2.3, whole genome shotgun sequence, one genomic interval encodes:
- the LOC123260864 gene encoding protein artemis isoform X1, translating to MSTFGGLIEEIPGISVDRFDGENFKSSLFFLSHCHTDHMQGLIYQTDFVKKLLAQNQYLYCSPISKKILESKLQRFGPEADFIKTIDGVSPIIVEYTVENKTEYLKVTSTSAGHCPGSVMFLFETEKTSVLYTGDFRLDSKDLSKFKPLHDFVDGRMIPKKFDNIYLDTTFFNPNNDFFPSRQDCVREICKVASDWISKDLNNIVILECSAHYGPEYIFIELSNALKLRIHVKDKVYQSYTFFPELSKCVTDDPNATPIHACMEKNSSRNNVLKCRPEVKYKSIITIVPSVWRWRHKDVEKNICEWEAINKRFYTCYSCHSSFSELKNFIEYFKPSKLYPCVVPIDANFDDFKNTLNEILINSKEATNSFTGFHMKPLKSKPLDDTKKKTFSLSDDDDDY from the coding sequence atgtcaacttTTGGTGGTTTAATAGAAGAGATACCTGGGATTTCAGTGGATCGTTTTGATggcgaaaattttaaatcatctcttttttttttaagtcactGCCACACCGACCACATGCAAGGATTAATATATCAAAcagattttgttaaaaaattattagcgcaaaatcaatatttatattgttcgccaattagtaaaaaaatacttgaatccAAGCTCCAAAGATTTGGTCCTGAAGCTGATTTTATCAAAACTATTGACGGTGTCTCACCAATAATCGTGGAATATACTGTAGAAAATAAAACGGAGTATCTTAAAGTAACGAGTACTTCTGCAGGACATTGCCCTGGTTCAGTGATGTTTCTATTTGAAACTGAAAAGACATCTGTTCTTTATACCGGGGATTTTCGCCTTGACTCTAAAGATTTATCTAAATTTAAACCTTTGCATGATTTTGTTGACGGTAGAATGattcctaaaaaatttgataatatttatctaGACACAACTTTTTTCAATCCtaacaatgatttttttccaagTCGACAAGACTGTGTAAGAGAAATTTGTAAAGTTGCTAGCGATTGGATAAGtaaagatttaaataatattgtcaTATTAGAATGTTCCGCTCATTACGGTCCtgagtatatttttattgaattgtcCAATGCGTTGAAATTGCGGATACATGTGAAAGATAAAGTTTATCAAAGCTATACATTTTTTCCGGAACTATCTAAATGTGTTACTGATGATCCTAATGCAACTCCGATACATGCTTGCATGGAAAAAAACTCTAGTCgaaataatgttttaaaatGTCGTCCTgaagttaaatataaatcaataattactaTTGTACCGTCAGTATGGCGGTGGAGGCATAaagatgttgaaaaaaatatctgtGAATGGGAAGCTATTAACAAAAGATTTTATACTTGTTATTCATGTCATTCGTCTTTCAgcgaacttaaaaattttattgaatattttaagcCCAGTAAATTATATCCCTGTGTTGTTCCAATTGACGCTAATTtcgatgattttaaaaatactttgaacgaaattttgatcaattcaaaaGAAGCTACCAATAGTTTTACCGGATTTCATATGAAGCCTTTAAAATCTAAGCCATTAgatgatactaaaaaaaagacttttagTTTAAgtgacgatgatgatgattattaa
- the LOC123261579 gene encoding acyl-CoA:lysophosphatidylglycerol acyltransferase 1-like isoform X2 encodes MNIITNIFTVVKAVLRIGFVILNNIYCIPTYVIWMMLLSPVKLFQPGIYWRIEGLFFHWLLAMVSMWSWSAGYDIIEHGDDLQPIINDRTLVIANHQSTGDVPMLMAVFNSKPNVLPNLMWIMDRIFKFTNFGIVSLLHRDFFISSGRKRREESLKQLELHLDNSYIPLERKWIVLFPEGGFLCKRRETSQKYAKKNNLPILENVTLPRVGAMRTIFDKLGPVLNNDPSENQLNARSNVGLNKPEIRWVLDITVAYPQGKPIDLPTIITGSRPPCETVLFYRLFPSSVVPKDPDLLSKWLYDRWAEKETLLDNFYKYGSFVGSSDSSHEGSKIQQDPLRYLVLHLFFITSSYIHYHMFSYVLSCIW; translated from the exons atgaa TATTATCACCAATATTTTTACTGTTGTAAAAGCCGTACTTCGCATTGGATTTGttattcttaataatatttattgtatacCAACGTATGTAATATGGATGATGTTGTTATCCCctgtaaaattatttcaaccaGGAATTTATTGGCGAATCGAGGGTCTTTTTTTCCACTGGTTACTAGCGATGGTATCCATGTGGTCTTGGTCAGCCGGTTATGACA tcaTTGAACATGGTGACGATTTACAACCAATCATAAATGACAGAACACTAGTCATTGCAAATCATCAAAGTACTGGCGATGTTCCGATGTTGATGGCTGTTTTTAATTCCAAGCCAAATGTTTTACCAAATTTAATGTGGATAATGGAtcgtatatttaaatttacaaattttggAATTGTCTCATTGTTACATCGAGATTTCTTTATTTCTTCG GGTCGTAAACGAAGAGAAGAAAGTCTTAAACAATTAGAGTTACATTTGGATAACTCATATATACCACTTGAAAGAAAGTGGATAGTACTTTTTCCGGAAGGTGGTTTTCTGTGTAAAAGACGAGAAACTTCCcaaaaatatgcaaaaaaaaataatttaccaatATTAGAAAATGTGACTCTACCAAGAGTGGGTGCTATGCGAACAATATTTGATAAACTTGGCCCCGTTTTAAACAACGATCCTTCTGAGAACCAGCTGAACGCTAGATCAA ATGTGGGTCTAAATAAACCGGAAATTCGTTGGGTTTTGGATATAACAGTTGCATATCCTCAGGGTAAACCGATCGATTTACCAACAATCATTACGGGGTCGAGGCCGCCCTGTGAAACCGTccttttttatcgattatttccAAGTTCTGTA gtTCCTAAAGATCCCGATTTATTGTCTAAGTGGTTGTATGACAGATGGGCAGAAAAAGAAACATTgttagataatttttacaagtatGGATCATTTGTGGGTTCGTCTGATTCTTCTCACGAAGGGTCGAAAATTCAACAAGATCCTCTTCGATATTTAGTGCTtcatctattttttataacatctAGCTATATTCACTATCACATGTTTTCTTATGTATTGTCGTGCATTTggtga
- the LOC123261579 gene encoding acyl-CoA:lysophosphatidylglycerol acyltransferase 1-like isoform X1, with amino-acid sequence MVDINCARESYSILYDGWHFSKMTDSSSSPSSAFINIITNIFTVVKAVLRIGFVILNNIYCIPTYVIWMMLLSPVKLFQPGIYWRIEGLFFHWLLAMVSMWSWSAGYDIIEHGDDLQPIINDRTLVIANHQSTGDVPMLMAVFNSKPNVLPNLMWIMDRIFKFTNFGIVSLLHRDFFISSGRKRREESLKQLELHLDNSYIPLERKWIVLFPEGGFLCKRRETSQKYAKKNNLPILENVTLPRVGAMRTIFDKLGPVLNNDPSENQLNARSNVGLNKPEIRWVLDITVAYPQGKPIDLPTIITGSRPPCETVLFYRLFPSSVVPKDPDLLSKWLYDRWAEKETLLDNFYKYGSFVGSSDSSHEGSKIQQDPLRYLVLHLFFITSSYIHYHMFSYVLSCIW; translated from the exons ATGGTGGACATAAATTGTGCACGTGAGAGCTACTCGATATTGTATGACGGGTGGCATTTTTCTAAGATGACAGATTCATCATCTTCGCCTTCATCGGCTTTTATCAA TATTATCACCAATATTTTTACTGTTGTAAAAGCCGTACTTCGCATTGGATTTGttattcttaataatatttattgtatacCAACGTATGTAATATGGATGATGTTGTTATCCCctgtaaaattatttcaaccaGGAATTTATTGGCGAATCGAGGGTCTTTTTTTCCACTGGTTACTAGCGATGGTATCCATGTGGTCTTGGTCAGCCGGTTATGACA tcaTTGAACATGGTGACGATTTACAACCAATCATAAATGACAGAACACTAGTCATTGCAAATCATCAAAGTACTGGCGATGTTCCGATGTTGATGGCTGTTTTTAATTCCAAGCCAAATGTTTTACCAAATTTAATGTGGATAATGGAtcgtatatttaaatttacaaattttggAATTGTCTCATTGTTACATCGAGATTTCTTTATTTCTTCG GGTCGTAAACGAAGAGAAGAAAGTCTTAAACAATTAGAGTTACATTTGGATAACTCATATATACCACTTGAAAGAAAGTGGATAGTACTTTTTCCGGAAGGTGGTTTTCTGTGTAAAAGACGAGAAACTTCCcaaaaatatgcaaaaaaaaataatttaccaatATTAGAAAATGTGACTCTACCAAGAGTGGGTGCTATGCGAACAATATTTGATAAACTTGGCCCCGTTTTAAACAACGATCCTTCTGAGAACCAGCTGAACGCTAGATCAA ATGTGGGTCTAAATAAACCGGAAATTCGTTGGGTTTTGGATATAACAGTTGCATATCCTCAGGGTAAACCGATCGATTTACCAACAATCATTACGGGGTCGAGGCCGCCCTGTGAAACCGTccttttttatcgattatttccAAGTTCTGTA gtTCCTAAAGATCCCGATTTATTGTCTAAGTGGTTGTATGACAGATGGGCAGAAAAAGAAACATTgttagataatttttacaagtatGGATCATTTGTGGGTTCGTCTGATTCTTCTCACGAAGGGTCGAAAATTCAACAAGATCCTCTTCGATATTTAGTGCTtcatctattttttataacatctAGCTATATTCACTATCACATGTTTTCTTATGTATTGTCGTGCATTTggtga
- the LOC123261581 gene encoding N-alpha-acetyltransferase 20 isoform X1 yields MSIIRPFTCDDLFKFNNVNLDPLTETYGLSFYMLYLAHWPEYVQVAESPSGEIMGYIMGKAEGSGESWHGHVTALTVSPDYRRLGLAAKLMKYLEEVSEKKQAYFVDLFVRVSNKVAIQMYQQLGYIVYRTVLEYYNGDPDENAYDMRKALSRDVLKQSVIPLTHPVRPEEVE; encoded by the exons atgtCGATTATAAGGCCTTTTACTTGtgatgatttatttaaatttaataatgt TAACCTTGATCCATTGACGGAGACT TATGGGTTATCGTTTTACATGCTCTATTTGGCTCATTGGCCAGAATATGTCCAAGTAGCTGAATCCCCCAGTGGAGAAATAATGGGTTAca tcatgGGAAAAGCTGAAGGAAGTGGAGAATCATGGCATGGACATGTAACAGCTCTTACTGTCTCTCCAGATTATAGAAGATTAGGCCTTGCTGCAAAATTGATGAAGTACTTGGAAGAAGTGTCTgaaaa AAAACAAGCTTATTTCGTGGATTTATTTGTTCGAGTTAGTAATAAAGTTGCAATACAGATGTATCAACAATTAGGTTACATTGTTTATCGAACTGTATTGGAATATTACAACGGCGATCCGGACGAAAATGCTTACG ataTGAGAAAAGCTTTATCAAGAGATGTATTAAAACAATCAGTAATACCTCTAACTCATCCGGTACGTCCGGAAGAAGTTGAATGA
- the LOC123261581 gene encoding N-alpha-acetyltransferase 20 isoform X2 — MLYLAHWPEYVQVAESPSGEIMGYIMGKAEGSGESWHGHVTALTVSPDYRRLGLAAKLMKYLEEVSEKKQAYFVDLFVRVSNKVAIQMYQQLGYIVYRTVLEYYNGDPDENAYDMRKALSRDVLKQSVIPLTHPVRPEEVE, encoded by the exons ATGCTCTATTTGGCTCATTGGCCAGAATATGTCCAAGTAGCTGAATCCCCCAGTGGAGAAATAATGGGTTAca tcatgGGAAAAGCTGAAGGAAGTGGAGAATCATGGCATGGACATGTAACAGCTCTTACTGTCTCTCCAGATTATAGAAGATTAGGCCTTGCTGCAAAATTGATGAAGTACTTGGAAGAAGTGTCTgaaaa AAAACAAGCTTATTTCGTGGATTTATTTGTTCGAGTTAGTAATAAAGTTGCAATACAGATGTATCAACAATTAGGTTACATTGTTTATCGAACTGTATTGGAATATTACAACGGCGATCCGGACGAAAATGCTTACG ataTGAGAAAAGCTTTATCAAGAGATGTATTAAAACAATCAGTAATACCTCTAACTCATCCGGTACGTCCGGAAGAAGTTGAATGA